GTATAATTATTAACACGGGTCACAAAAGAATAAAATCCTTGATTTTTCAGTGCAAAAGTTATGGCTTAATTTGCTTGTTGCGGAATCGCTGATTTCGGGCCATTTGAATTGACAAAATCCTCTTATTTTGAGATAATTAATAACTAATTAACATAATGAAAAATGCTTTGTTTTTCGGATAAAACTTAAAAACTAATAAAATTTTTTAAAGGAGACGAAGAATGGGTAAAACGTATAATGTAGCACTGCTTGGCGGGGATGGGACAGGACCGGAGGTATTGGCGGAAGGTGTTAAAGTTGTAAATGAAGCCGCAAATAAGTATGGGTTCAAACTTAACTATATAAAATATGATTTTGGCGCGGAACGTTATTTAAAGACAGGGGAAGCGCTTCCTGATTCTGCGATTGAGGAGTTTAAAAAGAGCGATGTAATGTATCTTGGTGCTATCGGGCATCCTGATGTAAAGCCTGGAATACTTGAGCTTGGAATTCTCTTGAAAATAAGATTTAAGCTTGATCAGTATATTAACCTCCGGCCTGTAAAGCTTTTCCCTAATGTTGAAACACCGCTCAAGGATAAGAAACCGGAAGATATCGATTTTGTGGTTATCAGGGAAAATTCCGGCGGTATCTATACGGGTATAGGCGGAGCGACCATGATCGGCACACAAAATGAAATAGCCACCCAGGTTATGACTTACTCACGGCCCATTGTTGACAGATGTATGAAATATGCTTATGAGCTTACAAGAAAAAGAAACAGTAAGAAAAAAATGCTGACACTTGTCCATAAATCAAATGTTCTGACTCATTGCGGGGATCTATGGGTGCGTTCTCACAAAGAGATGGGTGACAGAGATTACAAAGATATCAAACAGGATTATAATCATGTGGATGCGACTACTATGTGGTTCGTAAAGCAGCCTGAATATTATGATGTTATCGTTACGGAAAACCTCTTTGGAGATATCATTACGGACCTTGCCGCTATCATTCAGGGCGGTCTTGGTGTTGCGGCGGGCGGTAATATAAATCCTGAAGGGCTTTCGATGTTCGAACCTATGGGCGGAAGCGCGCCAAAGTATACCGGAAAAAATGTTATTAATCCTATCGCTGCTGTTATGGCAGGCAGCTTAATGCTGAATGATCTGGGCGAAGAAAAAGCAGGCAAGGCCGTTGAAAATGCGGTAATGGCTGCTCTTCAAACCGGAAAATTAAAAAGCATGGCTGCGGGCAGAATGGGAATGGGGACAAGAGAAGTCGGAGACTTGATAGCATCCAAGGTCAAATAGAAAAATAAAATTCGAAACTCGAAGCTCGAAACAAATTCGAATAAGAAAAAAGAAATAGGACCATAGCGTGTGTTTTTGTTTTAGAATTTGCTTCTTTTTGGTTTTTCGGATTTCGAATTTAGTGCTTCGAATTTAATAAGTTGTGCAGTCTGAACCGAAAGAGTTAAATCAATATCGTGTAGTTACCGTTTGCAACGGAGGGTGTATGGAGCTTAAAATAGGTCTTCCTGCCGGGAGTTTGCAGGAGTCAACCATTAAGATGTTTAAGAAAGCCGGGTGGAATATTTCCCTTGGCAGCCGGTCGTATGTTCCAAAGATAGACGATCCGGAACTTGTTGCCAGATTTAT
The nucleotide sequence above comes from Candidatus Firestonebacteria bacterium RIFOXYD2_FULL_39_29. Encoded proteins:
- a CDS encoding 3-isopropylmalate dehydrogenase (catalyzes the oxidation of 3-isopropylmalate to 3-carboxy-4-methyl-2-oxopentanoate in leucine biosynthesis) is translated as MGKTYNVALLGGDGTGPEVLAEGVKVVNEAANKYGFKLNYIKYDFGAERYLKTGEALPDSAIEEFKKSDVMYLGAIGHPDVKPGILELGILLKIRFKLDQYINLRPVKLFPNVETPLKDKKPEDIDFVVIRENSGGIYTGIGGATMIGTQNEIATQVMTYSRPIVDRCMKYAYELTRKRNSKKKMLTLVHKSNVLTHCGDLWVRSHKEMGDRDYKDIKQDYNHVDATTMWFVKQPEYYDVIVTENLFGDIITDLAAIIQGGLGVAAGGNINPEGLSMFEPMGGSAPKYTGKNVINPIAAVMAGSLMLNDLGEEKAGKAVENAVMAALQTGKLKSMAAGRMGMGTREVGDLIASKVK